One segment of Drosophila mauritiana strain mau12 chromosome 3R, ASM438214v1, whole genome shotgun sequence DNA contains the following:
- the LOC117145835 gene encoding uncharacterized protein LOC117145835 codes for MLRHKRNCHAIQTPSDAEHVKLKPHFHPPQWLLHRVTFSLELYHKNIIKKLPSLGQFHVYRLTKNVCQT; via the coding sequence ATGCTTAGGCACAAACGCAACTGCCACGCCATTCAGACGCCCAGCGACGCCGAGCATGTGAAGTTAAAGCCGCACTTTCATCCGCCCCAGTGGCTCCTGCACCGCGTCACCTTCTCTCTGGAGCTGTATCACAAGAATATCATCAAGAAACTGCCCAGTCTTGGCCAATTTCACGTTTACCGGCTGACCAAGAACGTCTGCCAGACTTAA